Within Bacillota bacterium, the genomic segment GCCTGTCGAGCCTTTACCTGTGGGGCAACCAGATCGAAAGTGTTTCTGCTCTCTCCGGCTTGGTCGGCCTGGAGTGGCTTGAACTTTGGGATAACCGGATCAGCAATACCTTGCCTCTTTCCACGTTGACCAACCTGAGGGGGCTTTGCCTGGGGCGAAACCGTATCAACGATATCTCTGCTCTTTCCGGTTTGAAAAATCTGGTAGTCCTTGAACTGTACAACAACCGGATCAGTGGAATTGACGCTCTTTCCGGTTTGAAAAAGCTGGAGGAGCTTTACCTGTGGGACAACCAGATCAGCGATATCTCCGCCCTTTCCGGTTTGGGAAAGCTGGAGATTCTTGATCTGGACAACAACCGGATCAGCGATATTTCCGTTCTTCCCTGTTTGAGCAACCTGTGGGGTCTTGATCTGAGCCACAACAAGATCAGCAACATCCTCGTTATTTCCGGTTTGAAAAACCTGGAGGTGCTTTTCTTGAAGGATGCCGGGCTCGGTGATATCTCTTTTCTGTCCGCTTTGACCAACTTGCATAATCTTGACATATCGTATAACCGGATCAGCAATATCTCGGTTCTTTCCGACCTGACCAACCTGAAAAGGATTGACCTGCGTTACAATTCTTTGGATATAACCGCAGGCAGTGAAACGATGTTTCTGATCAATGAGTTGATTGACAGAGATGCAACAGTAATATATATTTCATTCGGCGATCTTACAGGAGATAGCAAGGTTGACGTCAACGACGCCATATGGTTGCTGAGAAGTGTTGTGGACCTGATGAAGTTAACGCCGACTCAGAGAGCAGTCGCCGATGTTAACGGGGATGCTCAAGTCAATGTCCAGGATGCGATACTGATTCTACGTTACATTGTGAAGTTGATATATGATTTTCCTGTACTGCAAGGAGTATAAGCCTGCATGTGCAGGGGGAGGATTCTCAGAGGCGCCGGTTCTTCTTTGACCGGCGCCTTGGAGATATTCAAATGTAGAGTTTCTCATGCCCCTGGCATGAAAGAAGATTCCACTGTATATTACACCATGCTGTACCTCGAAAATATCATCCGCGTGTCCATCATTCATGAACACGATGCAACTGTGTACCGGGATAATAATGTTCGATGATCTGTACAAAGTCAAACCCTTTTTCGGCCATGCCCCTGGCCCCGTTCTGGCTCAATCCCACGCCATGGCCGTAGCCGCCGCCACTGATTCTGATCTCACGGATTCCCCCGTCCCCGTCCGGAACCGTATCCAGATAAGCAAAAGCGCTGGGCAGGACATTGAAATTTTCGATCTGCGTGCCATCGCCCCTTCGTAGAATTATCGGGTTGGCCCCGCTGCGGTACTGAATCGGCCGGATCGTGAAACGGATCGTATATTCGCTGACAAGTCGGTAGGTTCCCCGCGTTCCTTCGATTTCCAAGACCATCATGTTCCCCCCGGCGCCGCGTTGCAACGTGCGGATGCCCAGAAGCTTGCCCGGAGCGTCCTCCGGTATTTCCCTGGATACGAAATCTTGCCCTTCCCCGGTCAGTACCAGATCGGGACGGCGCCGGTACTGTTCTCCCAGATTGTGCCTGACGATCTCTTCAAAATCATGGCTGCTCATCGTGATCTTCCAGCGGAAGAAAGGGGCATCGCGGTCATACGCCCCTTCATAACCGGTTTCATCGATGAATGCCATCAGGTCTTCCTCGGAAGATAGTTCAAGAACCTCCCCGGGGATCTGTGACCGAGCGAACAGATAGGGCATCCTGTTCCCGGGAAAACCGACTTCCGGTGTGGTCCATACTTCTTCAGGGTTGGCCGTGCAACCGCAAGAAGTGGAAAAGAAAAAGGCCTCGATAGGCTCGTTGTCATGAAAAGGCACCAGCCCTTTTGTTTCCCCGATGGCCTGATCGGCAAGGCTGTCTCCCGGCCCGAGGTTGTACACCTGTGAAGCAATGCTGTCATCCACGTGTGCTCCGACGGCGTGATAACGGCTCTCCATGATCTGGCGATAAGCATAGGAGCGGGATACGATCGCCTGCGCTTTCAAGGCCTCAAGGCCAAAAGAAGAGGGCATCTCGCCGGGTACCACCGCCCGCAGATAATCTTCCAGGGGCAGCTCGTTGACCACGACCAGCCCCTCGCTTCCTGCAAAGATATCCAGGTTGCCCCGGTAGGCAGGGGCATATTCGCCCCGGGTTTCCCGGTGTGAAGCAGCGATGAAAAAACACCCCTGTTCTTCTTCCACCGGACTTAACAGGATGCGTCGATCAAAGATGGCCTCCTCCCCTCCCGGCAGAAGAACCGCTATTCCATCCGGAGATGAACGTATCGTTACCTGTCTATTGGCGGGAATGGTGAACGTTTCCGGCCTGCTTTCTCCGTTCCCCGTGCCGTTGCTTTCCTCACTTTCACTCTCTTCGTCCCCATCTCCATCCTTCTTCCCGTCATCACCCTCGCCCGCTTCCCCCTGTTTACCCGTTCCCTTGCTTTCCTTTCCGGGTTCCGCCATCCTGAACGCCGTTGCAGCGGATATGCGGACTTCCCGGTGATAAAGGTTCTCCCCCGAGGAATCATTCAAGACCACGCGTATTTCACCGGGCTTGAAATGCCCGTCAACCGTTGCTGCCAGAATCTTCTTCCCGAGCAGGTAAAATGAGATGCCCGAGCTGCCCACGATCAGGTCCGAGGATCGGCCGCATTCCGCCGATTTCTTATCACGGTCGAGCAGATATACTTCCGGCCCACCGGCGGTGTAGAGCGGGAAAAGCCCCTCCTGCTCGCCTTCGATCTCCGTGCTGTTCCTGACCATCACCCGTGAGATGGGCATCCGTTCCGCCTTCTCCACCGTGAGAATACTGTCATCCAGGACAAGCATGTAAACGACATCCCCGTATTCTGCTCCGACTTTCTCCCCGAGGCGGTACCTGCGCTTCTCGCCCCGATACAAGACACGCAGGACGAGAGGGTTTTCTTCGATGACAAATGCTCCATACAGAATATCAATGGGTGGCAGCACGGACACCATCCACGACCCGTTCTCGCGAACCATATTCAACCTGACCGTGAACTCCGCATCACCCTGGGCCAGCAACACCTCGGCTGCCCCTTTCAGAATGCCCAGCAGATAAGAAGTATTTATCTGTCTGTAAGCTATTGATTCTCTTTCCATCAGCTCGTGTAAACCATCGAGCCCTTTCTTCCCGGCGGCCATCATAACCCGGGCTGCATCGATTTCTCCGGCATTGACCAGAACCATGAACTCATCGGCCCGGGCCGCTATCTCCCCCGTCTCATGTTTGTAATAATAAAATATTGTGAGCAGTAAAAGGATCAACAGTACCGGAAAAATCCAGGCCCTGCCGCCTTTTTTCTTTTTGTTTGCCTTTTTCGTTCCCCGGGGCCTTCCCGTTCCATCTATCGTGCCGCTGTTGAATCTCTCAACCCCATCGATCTTGAATGTATTGCCTGACGAGGGCATATCTCGTTTCCTTTCAAATGCACTTTTTTCTCTTCCAACCGCATTCCCACCCTGATTTTAGCATACTTTGAAACATGTATCCCTCAAGGTATCGTGATTCTTAAATAAAATGCTAAATATGACTATTATTTAAAGGAAAAAACCATTTTGTAAAGAATATTTATAATATTGTAATTGCTTTGATTTTTTGGGTACGGCCTTTCGTCTCCTCGGGCTTCTTCAGCCACGCTGTCAGTCAGGGAACGAAGCCGGATCCGGGAAAATAAATAAATAAAAGGAGAGATAGGTAATGAAGGAATGTGTAATCGTAGACGGAATGAGATCGGCCAACACCAGGGCCCATCGTGAAAAAGGCTGGTTCAAGAACAGGCGGCCCGATGAATTGCTAACGGCGGTTTATGATGCCCTCTTCGAGAGAAATCCCCAGGTTAAACCCGAGGAGGTGGAAGCCGTTTTTATTGGAACGGCCAACCAGACGGGAATGACCTACGACATCGCCAGGCTGGCCTGGCTGGCGGCCGGGTACCCCCATTCCGTGGCCACAAACAGCATCGGCCAGCAATGCCCCTCGGGAATGTCGGCCATAGAACATGCTGCCCGGGCCATCATGTGCGGTGAAGGAGAAATCTACATTGCCGGCGGCGTGGAAGACATGCTCAATATCCCCATGGGTATGGGCGCCGATTTCCCGCCCAGGCTGGCGGCCATATATCCGCCTGACGAGTTGCCCATGGGAGCAACAGCGGAAAAAGTAGCCGAGCAGTGGAATGTTTCCCGCGATGACATGGAGCAGATGGCATATTACAGCCATACAAAAGCGGCGGCTGCTCGCGATGCGGGGAAATTTGACAATGAAATCGTGCCCGTGGAAGGCGAGAAGGAAGACGGTACCACATTCATGGTTGACCGGGACCAGATGATCAGGGAAAATATCTCCATAGAAGCCATGTCCACGATGGTTTCACCGTTCAAACCGGGTGGGGTTATCACCGCTGCACTTTCTTCCCCGCTGACCCAGGGAGCCTGTGCGCTCATACTCATGAGCAGGGAGAAGGCGGATGAACTCGGCTGCTCCTATCACCTCAAGTACAGAGCAGGAGCGATGGCCGGCTGTGACCCCACCGTCATGGGTATCGGGCCCATCTCCGCTGTAAGGAAGGTACTGGAAAGGGCCAACCTGACCATGGACGATATGGGTGTGGTCGAGCTGAACGAAGCCTTTGCCAGCCAGTCGCTGGTCTGTGTGAGGGAACTGGGCATCGAAGAAAATGCCCCCTTCGAGAAGACCAACATCTGGGGCGGCGCCCTGGCCCTGGGACACCCTTTGGGGCAATCGGGAGCCAGAATCGTCGTCACCCTGAACAATATCATGAAAACGGACAAGGCAGACGTAAAATACGGACTCGCTGCCCTCTGCGGTGCATTCGGGAACGCCAATGCCACCATCTGGGAACGGGTATAGTTGAACGTCGGAATGGTAAAAATATACGGTATGCACGGGCTTTTCGCCCGGGCGTGTCCGGATAGAGCGTCAAGGTTGGCATCCCGGCGCGAACTCCGTAAAAATGCGGCGTGATGTCCTGGAAATAACCGCGGGCCTGCATCAAGCAGGCCCGCTTGAAATTGACGACACATGGCATTATAATATAATTGAAAAATAAGTTATACCTGCGTGCGCCTGTAACTCAGGGGATAGAGTAGCGGACTTCTAATCCGTTTGTCGAGGGTTCGAATCCTTCCAGGCGCGCCACCTTGAATGGAAGTCATAAACACTTGCGGTACAAGGGTTTAGGGGACTTCCATTTTTTTATACACACGCCCCGGAAATGAGTATCGGATGCATAATCCGTTGTTCATGGGCTTGAAATGGGGCCGGCGGATTTTTCACCCGCTGTTCAGTTGTCTTCTTTTTGCATAATGTATCTACCGGTACCGATTTATCACAATGGATAAAGTGATTTTTTGACGGTCCGATCCCAAACAGCCAGGCTGTTTGGGACATCAAAGCAGTCCCGCCCATGGGAATGATCCCTTCTCTGCCTGTCAAGTATGATAAAAATAAATCCATTACTTTTCCATGCTACTTTTTGTCAACCATCTTTCTACTACCTCTCTTCCAAACTCATGTATGCATACCAATTTTGTGGTTTCATCTTCTATGCTCAAAAAGTAAATATACTCCAACAACCCTTTGGTATCCCCATCCAGGAAATCATTTACCGAATGCCTTGGCATGTTGATCTTTCTTTTGTTTACACTTTCCCGGAACATATCCGCCAGAGCCCTGTAATGGTTTGCCACCCACACTCCCTCCAGAACCTCTCCTTCAACCTCTATCCTCTCAAATCAATTTAAACCTCTCTCATCTTTGCTTTCCCTGCAGTCGTCTTCCCTTGCCTTTCGGGGATGCCAATCTCTGCTCGTTTCGTTGTTTCTATGAATGTTCAGAGCAGCAATCCCACTGATGTATATGAAAGTTTTCGTCTTGATTTTGGAAATTACGCCGGAAGAAAA encodes:
- a CDS encoding leucine-rich repeat domain-containing protein, encoding MIGKYKKIYSWGLLLITLAVFSGVGNISLAYEAVNIPDKKLEEAIREELGKPAGDITEADMELLTNLNAYDSEISDITGLECATNLEELYLRNNEISDISSLSRLKKMEILYLSGNRISDISPLSGLTDLKNLDLGSNHISDISALSGLKNLKTLDLNSNRVSSIDALSGLSSLSSLYLWGNQIESVSALSGLVGLEWLELWDNRISNTLPLSTLTNLRGLCLGRNRINDISALSGLKNLVVLELYNNRISGIDALSGLKKLEELYLWDNQISDISALSGLGKLEILDLDNNRISDISVLPCLSNLWGLDLSHNKISNILVISGLKNLEVLFLKDAGLGDISFLSALTNLHNLDISYNRISNISVLSDLTNLKRIDLRYNSLDITAGSETMFLINELIDRDATVIYISFGDLTGDSKVDVNDAIWLLRSVVDLMKLTPTQRAVADVNGDAQVNVQDAILILRYIVKLIYDFPVLQGV
- a CDS encoding SpoIID/LytB domain-containing protein, which gives rise to MPSSGNTFKIDGVERFNSGTIDGTGRPRGTKKANKKKKGGRAWIFPVLLILLLLTIFYYYKHETGEIAARADEFMVLVNAGEIDAARVMMAAGKKGLDGLHELMERESIAYRQINTSYLLGILKGAAEVLLAQGDAEFTVRLNMVRENGSWMVSVLPPIDILYGAFVIEENPLVLRVLYRGEKRRYRLGEKVGAEYGDVVYMLVLDDSILTVEKAERMPISRVMVRNSTEIEGEQEGLFPLYTAGGPEVYLLDRDKKSAECGRSSDLIVGSSGISFYLLGKKILAATVDGHFKPGEIRVVLNDSSGENLYHREVRISAATAFRMAEPGKESKGTGKQGEAGEGDDGKKDGDGDEESESEESNGTGNGESRPETFTIPANRQVTIRSSPDGIAVLLPGGEEAIFDRRILLSPVEEEQGCFFIAASHRETRGEYAPAYRGNLDIFAGSEGLVVVNELPLEDYLRAVVPGEMPSSFGLEALKAQAIVSRSYAYRQIMESRYHAVGAHVDDSIASQVYNLGPGDSLADQAIGETKGLVPFHDNEPIEAFFFSTSCGCTANPEEVWTTPEVGFPGNRMPYLFARSQIPGEVLELSSEEDLMAFIDETGYEGAYDRDAPFFRWKITMSSHDFEEIVRHNLGEQYRRRPDLVLTGEGQDFVSREIPEDAPGKLLGIRTLQRGAGGNMMVLEIEGTRGTYRLVSEYTIRFTIRPIQYRSGANPIILRRGDGTQIENFNVLPSAFAYLDTVPDGDGGIREIRISGGGYGHGVGLSQNGARGMAEKGFDFVQIIEHYYPGTQLHRVHE
- a CDS encoding thiolase family protein — translated: MKECVIVDGMRSANTRAHREKGWFKNRRPDELLTAVYDALFERNPQVKPEEVEAVFIGTANQTGMTYDIARLAWLAAGYPHSVATNSIGQQCPSGMSAIEHAARAIMCGEGEIYIAGGVEDMLNIPMGMGADFPPRLAAIYPPDELPMGATAEKVAEQWNVSRDDMEQMAYYSHTKAAAARDAGKFDNEIVPVEGEKEDGTTFMVDRDQMIRENISIEAMSTMVSPFKPGGVITAALSSPLTQGACALILMSREKADELGCSYHLKYRAGAMAGCDPTVMGIGPISAVRKVLERANLTMDDMGVVELNEAFASQSLVCVRELGIEENAPFEKTNIWGGALALGHPLGQSGARIVVTLNNIMKTDKADVKYGLAALCGAFGNANATIWERV